One genomic region from Salvia hispanica cultivar TCC Black 2014 chromosome 2, UniMelb_Shisp_WGS_1.0, whole genome shotgun sequence encodes:
- the LOC125207499 gene encoding signal recognition particle receptor subunit beta-like: MDDQKLENLKIQLQQLHNEAHEFVQSIPPTQLYGAIGVVIFTIFFFLIIRLFKRRASNTIVLTGLSGSGKTVLFYQLRDGSSHQGTVTSMEPNEDTFVLHSETTKKGKVNPVHIVDVPGHSRLRPKLDEFLPLAAGIVFVVDAVEFLPNVRAASEYLYDILTKASVVKRKIPLLLLCNKVDKVTAHTKDFIRKQLEKEIDKLRASRTALSSADIANEYSLGVPGEAFAFHQCLNKISVAETSGSTGDISQLEQFIRDYVQA; encoded by the exons TGAAGATCCAATTGCAGCAGTTACACAATGAAGCACACGAATTTGTGCAGAGTATCCCGCCAACGCAGCTCTATGGTGCTATCGGAGTAGTCATTTTCACTATATTCTTCTTCTTAATCA TTCGTCTTTTCAAGCGTAGGGCTTCGAATACCATTGTGCTCACTGGATTAAGTGGAAGTGGAAAAACTGTTCTTTTTTACCAG CTTCGGGATGGCTCCTCCCATCAAGGTACTGTGACATCAATGGAACCAAATGAGGATACATTTGTACTACACTCGGAGACAACTAAG AAGGGAAAAGTGAATCCTGTTCACATTGTTGATGTTCCTGGGCATTCACGTCTTAGACCCAAACTAGATGAATTCTTGCCTCTGGCAGCTGGAATAGTTTTTGTAGTAGATGCTGTGGAATTCTTACCTAATGTCCGTGCTGCTTCAGA GTACCTCTATGATATTTTAACCAAGGCTAGTGTTGTGAAGAGAAAGATCCCTTTGCTACTCTTGTGCAACAAGGTAGACAAAGTTACAGCACATACAAAAGATTTCATCAGAAAACAACTCGAGAAGGAAAT CGACAAGCTCCGTGCATCAAGAACAGCATTATCTTCAGCTGACATTGCTAATGAATACTCACTTGGGGTACCTGGAGAAGCTTTTGCATTTCATCAGTGCCTCAATAAAATCTCAGTTGCAGAAACTTCTGGTTCGACTGGTGACATCTCTCAGTTGGAGCAGTTTATCAGAGACTATGTTCAAGCTTGA
- the LOC125207498 gene encoding uncharacterized protein LOC125207498: MATDTTALSYWLNWRFLLCAIWIVVGMIVAALVIWRYEGRSSPSSRTSGDQRNKGASWATSSSSIHPVWLLGFRIVAFCTMLGLILADTILHGVGIFYYYTQWTFTLVTIYFGMASSLSILGCLRCCIKRETKGDHSIVADTEHGLFVPPPDTTKTSLSDSHNTTPVTPSIAEYAFQIIFQICAGAVLLTDSVYWLVLYSKEDNISFLEVCMHSVNAVFLLGDTILNALSFPFFRIAYFALWTCVFVIFQWIIHACVSMSWPYTFLDLSSPYAPLWYLGVGLMHIPLYGIFSLIFKIKRRYLSR; the protein is encoded by the exons ATGGCAACGGACACGACGGCCCTGAGCTACTGGCTGAACTGGAGATTCTTGCTGTGTGCAATATGGATTGTGGTGGGTATGATCGTTGCAGCGCTCGTTATATGGAGGTATGAAGGGCGCAGCTCGCCCAGTAGTCGTACAAGTGGGGATCAGAGGAACAAGGGTGCGTCTTGGGCAACAAGTTCGAGCTCAATCCATCCTGTTTGGCTGCTTGGTTTTCGGATTGTTGCTTTCTGCACCATGCTAGGATTGATTCTTGCTGATACTATTCTCCATGGTGTTGGCATATTCTACTACTACACGCA GTGGACATTCACATTGGTCACCATCTATTTTGGG ATGGCTTCATCTCTCTCCATCCTCGGATGTCTGCGTTGCTGCATTAAAAGGGAGACGAAGGGGGATCATTCCATCGTTGCAGATACAGAGCATGGCCTGTTTGTACCACCACCGGACACCACAAAAACAAGCTTGAGCGACTCTCACAACACTACTCCTGTAACTCCATCTATCGCAGAATACGCCTTTCAAATAATCTTTCAG ATATGTGCTGGGGCTGTCTTGCTCACTGATTCAGTTTATTGGCTCGTACTGTACAGCAAAGAAGACAATATATCCTTT CTGGAAGTTTGCATGCATTCTGTCAATGCAGTTTTCCTCCTCGGCGACACCATTTTAAACGCCCTG AGTTTCCCCTTCTTTCGAATTGCATATTTTGCTCTGTGGACATGTGTATTCGTCATTTTCCAGTGGATCATCCATGCTTGTGTTTCAATGAG TTGGCCGTATACCTTCCTAGACTTGTCATCTCCTTATGCACCCTTATg GTATCTGGGTGTTGGCTTGATGCATATTCCATTATATGGGATCTTCTCTCTTATATTCAAGATCAAGCGACgttatttatcaagatag